One Desulfobulbus propionicus DSM 2032 DNA segment encodes these proteins:
- a CDS encoding DUF935 domain-containing protein — MIYDYLNRPVTTRTLTQELAAPSLAGIRSVWDVTVASGLTPYRLAGLLQRAAEGEISEYLTLAEEMEERDLHYRCEISKRKLAVASLPITVEAASDEPQDVQLADEVRALVKQAGFRGLLKDLLDAIGKGFSVCEILWSRGARWRPVGYEWRDPRFFTFDRASRRRLRLLDEQNVAEGIDLAPFKFICHLPHLKTGIPIRGGIARVAAWAWMCKNYTVKDWLAFAEVFGMPLRVGKYQPGASKEDIAILKAAVANLGSDAAAVIPESMLIEFVESAKVTGGHELFNKLADWLDAQVSRGILGQTATTQGTAGKLGNEDAQAEVREDIRDDDATQLSETINRDLVRPFIDLNWGPQEQYPELLIKAVEPEDTQLLVTALEKLVPLGLKVEQSVVRDKLGLPDPEEGADCLGTPPPAEQPAAVETADKQPVQPEPVEAAKNSRELDKNPLESTLLQWVKTESAGPAANLITRAESLLEQAESLEQFREQLIDLLATSQPEQLGEIMARLDLLGNLAGRLEVAE, encoded by the coding sequence GTGATCTACGACTATCTTAACCGACCGGTCACAACCCGAACCCTGACCCAGGAACTGGCCGCACCCAGCCTGGCCGGGATCCGCAGCGTCTGGGACGTGACCGTGGCCTCGGGCCTGACCCCGTACCGGTTGGCTGGGCTATTGCAACGGGCCGCCGAAGGCGAGATCAGCGAGTACCTGACGCTTGCCGAGGAGATGGAGGAGCGGGATCTGCACTACCGCTGCGAGATTTCCAAACGCAAGTTGGCCGTGGCCTCCTTGCCGATCACGGTGGAAGCAGCCAGTGATGAACCCCAGGATGTGCAGTTGGCCGACGAGGTGCGGGCACTTGTGAAACAGGCCGGTTTCCGTGGCTTGCTCAAGGACCTGCTCGATGCCATCGGCAAGGGGTTCTCGGTGTGCGAGATCCTCTGGTCGCGTGGCGCCAGATGGCGGCCGGTGGGGTATGAGTGGCGCGATCCCCGCTTTTTCACCTTTGATCGGGCTTCCCGAAGGCGCCTCAGACTGCTTGATGAGCAGAATGTGGCGGAAGGTATCGATCTGGCCCCGTTCAAGTTCATCTGCCACTTGCCGCATTTGAAGACCGGCATCCCCATTCGCGGCGGGATCGCCCGCGTGGCTGCCTGGGCGTGGATGTGCAAGAACTACACGGTGAAGGACTGGCTAGCCTTTGCCGAGGTCTTCGGCATGCCGCTGCGGGTCGGCAAGTATCAGCCCGGTGCGTCCAAGGAAGACATCGCTATCCTGAAAGCTGCGGTGGCCAACCTGGGCAGCGATGCGGCGGCAGTGATTCCGGAGTCGATGCTGATCGAGTTTGTCGAGAGCGCCAAGGTCACCGGTGGCCACGAACTGTTCAACAAGCTGGCGGACTGGCTCGATGCCCAGGTCAGCCGGGGGATCCTCGGCCAGACCGCCACCACGCAAGGGACAGCCGGCAAACTGGGCAACGAGGATGCCCAGGCTGAGGTGCGGGAAGATATCCGCGACGATGATGCCACCCAGCTCTCCGAGACCATCAACCGCGACCTGGTCCGGCCGTTCATCGATCTCAACTGGGGACCGCAGGAACAGTATCCGGAGCTGCTCATCAAGGCGGTGGAGCCGGAGGATACCCAGCTGCTGGTCACCGCCCTGGAGAAGCTGGTGCCCCTGGGGCTGAAGGTCGAGCAATCGGTGGTCCGCGACAAGCTGGGGCTGCCGGATCCGGAAGAGGGCGCGGACTGTTTAGGAACTCCCCCACCAGCGGAACAACCGGCAGCCGTTGAGACTGCTGATAAACAACCCGTTCAACCGGAACCGGTTGAGGCCGCCAAGAACAGCCGGGAGTTGGATAAGAACCCTTTGGAGTCGACCCTGCTGCAATGGGTCAAGACCGAGTCGGCCGGTCCGGCCGCCAACCTGATCACCCGGGCCGAGTCCCTGCTGGAACAGGCCGAGAGCCTGGAGCAGTTCCGCGAGCAGCTGATCGATCTCCTGGCAACCAGCCAACCCGAACAGCTCGGCGAGATCATGGCCCGGCTGGATCTGCTCGGCAACCTGGCCGGACGGCTGGAGGTGGCCGAGTGA